A window of the Syntrophothermus lipocalidus DSM 12680 genome harbors these coding sequences:
- the mazG gene encoding nucleoside triphosphate pyrophosphohydrolase, protein MDKYPLDELVEVMDRLLGPGGCPWDREQTHASLTRYLIEEAYEVVDAIWQKDMDKLKEELGDVLLQVVFHSALARREEAFDINDVIKGVTEKMINRHPHVFGSMNLSTSSEVLDRWEGFKEKEGKKRVLEGIPKSLPALMRAEKLQSKAARVGFDWPDVEGALQKVAEEVRELAEAKEPENVAAEMGDILFAVVNVARFLGVDPEEALQKTNNKFEDRFRYIEDNLVQQGKAWSEVSLEEMDALWEEAKAKF, encoded by the coding sequence ATGGACAAGTATCCGTTAGACGAGTTGGTGGAGGTAATGGACAGGTTGCTAGGTCCGGGAGGCTGTCCGTGGGATCGCGAGCAAACGCATGCTTCTTTGACCCGGTACTTGATTGAGGAAGCTTACGAGGTAGTGGATGCCATATGGCAGAAAGACATGGACAAACTAAAGGAAGAGCTGGGGGACGTGCTTTTGCAGGTAGTCTTTCATTCGGCTTTGGCCCGGCGGGAGGAGGCGTTCGACATCAACGACGTGATAAAAGGCGTCACCGAAAAGATGATAAACCGCCATCCCCACGTTTTCGGATCCATGAACCTTTCAACCAGCAGTGAGGTGCTGGACCGGTGGGAAGGGTTCAAGGAAAAGGAAGGGAAAAAGAGGGTGTTGGAGGGCATTCCCAAAAGCCTGCCCGCTTTGATGCGGGCGGAAAAGCTTCAGAGCAAAGCGGCGAGGGTGGGCTTTGACTGGCCGGACGTGGAAGGCGCTTTGCAGAAAGTTGCGGAGGAGGTAAGGGAATTAGCCGAAGCGAAAGAGCCGGAAAACGTGGCTGCGGAGATGGGCGATATCCTGTTTGCCGTTGTCAATGTAGCGAGGTTTTTGGGGGTAGATCCGGAGGAAGCCTTGCAGAAAACCAATAACAAATTCGAAGACCGTTTCAGGTACATAGAGGACAACCTTGTTCAGCAGGGAAAGGCCTGGAGTGAGGTGAGCCTCGAGGAGATGGATGCTCTTTGGGAAGAAGCCAAGGCCAAGTTTTAG